From the genome of Geobacter sp. SVR, one region includes:
- a CDS encoding class I SAM-dependent rRNA methyltransferase, which translates to MLKITLKKNEDKRIKFGHPWVFSNEIATLDGPREAGAAAELFDAGGGLIGSGYYNPRSLIAFRLLSRQREDIDTAGFYRQRIAAALEHRRGVYPGLATFRAVYGESDFLPGLVVDKYGDYLSLQILSAGMERRRDLLLEALAEVFAPKGIIARNDVSVRSLEGLPETIEVLAGEIPELVEMEENGLRFLVDLRHGQKTGGFLDQKENHLLLRGLCKGKQVLDCFCYAGSWATHAGAFGAASVLGIDISARAVAQAERNAELNGLSGSVSFEECDAFERLRSLHQQGRRFGVVVMDPPAFVKSRKNIAEATKGYLTVNRRALELLEPGGYLITCSCSHHMGREAFRDVLTQAARQARREVRLVEARSQAADHPVLLSFPESEYLKCLVLQAV; encoded by the coding sequence ATGCTCAAAATCACCCTCAAAAAGAACGAAGATAAACGCATCAAATTCGGCCATCCCTGGGTCTTCAGCAACGAGATCGCCACTCTGGACGGTCCCCGCGAGGCGGGGGCGGCTGCCGAGCTGTTCGATGCCGGCGGCGGCCTGATCGGCAGCGGCTACTACAATCCCCGCTCGCTGATCGCGTTCCGCCTGCTCTCGCGGCAGCGTGAGGATATCGACACCGCCGGTTTCTACCGCCAGCGCATCGCCGCCGCCCTGGAACATCGCCGCGGCGTCTATCCCGGCCTGGCCACCTTCCGCGCCGTGTACGGCGAAAGCGATTTCCTGCCCGGACTAGTGGTGGACAAGTACGGCGACTATCTCTCGCTGCAGATCCTGTCGGCCGGCATGGAACGCCGCCGCGACCTGCTGCTGGAGGCGCTGGCCGAGGTATTCGCTCCCAAAGGCATCATCGCCCGCAACGACGTATCCGTGCGGAGCCTGGAGGGGCTGCCGGAAACTATCGAGGTGCTGGCAGGAGAGATTCCCGAGCTGGTCGAGATGGAGGAGAACGGGCTGCGGTTCCTGGTGGATCTGCGGCACGGACAGAAGACCGGCGGTTTCCTCGATCAGAAGGAAAACCATCTGCTGCTGCGGGGACTGTGCAAAGGAAAACAAGTGCTGGACTGCTTCTGCTACGCCGGCAGTTGGGCGACGCATGCCGGCGCTTTCGGTGCCGCCTCGGTGCTGGGGATCGACATCTCGGCCCGCGCCGTGGCCCAGGCCGAACGCAACGCAGAGCTGAACGGACTGTCCGGTAGTGTGTCGTTCGAGGAGTGCGACGCCTTCGAGCGCCTGCGGTCGCTGCACCAGCAGGGTCGCCGCTTCGGGGTGGTGGTCATGGACCCGCCCGCCTTTGTCAAGAGCCGCAAGAACATCGCCGAAGCCACCAAGGGCTACCTGACGGTCAATCGGCGCGCTCTGGAGTTGCTGGAGCCGGGGGGCTACCTGATCACCTGCTCCTGCTCCCACCACATGGGGCGCGAAGCCTTCCGTGACGTGCTGACCCAGGCGGCGCGTCAGGCCAGGCGCGAGGTGCGCCTGGTGGAGGCCCGCTCGCAGGCGGCCGACCATCCGGTGCTGCTCTCGTTCCCGGAGTCGGAGTACCTCAAATGCCTGGTTCTGCAGGCAGTGTAG
- a CDS encoding YkgJ family cysteine cluster protein, translating into MENPLNNYRQLVARVDALCRGIEEALQDKINCSEGCSSCCTAITLFPVETAALAAYLEALPTAQAAAIREHVREHAGGERCPLLSDDRCLVYDARPLICRTHGLPILFTENGGQRVDCCPRNLSGCDSLSGSTVIQLDRLNELLVAVNALYRSQADLPEDLPERLTIAQAVLDAKHQTE; encoded by the coding sequence ATGGAAAATCCGTTGAACAACTACCGGCAGCTGGTGGCCCGCGTCGACGCGCTCTGCCGGGGAATCGAAGAGGCCCTGCAGGACAAGATCAACTGCTCCGAGGGCTGCAGCAGCTGCTGTACCGCCATTACCCTGTTTCCGGTGGAGACGGCCGCGCTGGCGGCCTATCTGGAAGCATTGCCGACAGCGCAAGCGGCCGCCATCCGGGAGCATGTCCGGGAACATGCCGGCGGCGAGCGCTGCCCGCTGCTGTCCGACGACCGTTGCCTGGTATATGACGCCCGCCCTCTGATCTGCCGTACCCACGGCCTGCCGATCCTTTTCACGGAAAATGGCGGGCAGCGGGTGGACTGCTGCCCCCGCAATCTGTCGGGATGCGATTCCCTGTCCGGCTCGACCGTAATCCAATTGGACCGCCTGAATGAACTGCTGGTGGCGGTCAATGCCCTTTACCGTTCCCAGGCCGATCTCCCCGAAGACCTGCCGGAACGGCTGACCATCGCCCAGGCGGTACTGGACGCCAAACATCAAACTGAATAA
- a CDS encoding FadR/GntR family transcriptional regulator: protein MRFQPIKPKKVSTQIAEQIRASILNGEFSPGDKLPPERELAEMFGVSRPSVREALNILSSTGMVMSYQGGGTVVMSLVDPAIGHPLSELIRVEQERALDVIEVRKGMESWTAFYAAQRALPEDLRRLEDIVGGMHRNLDDFRPSEDLDANFHIVIARATHNIVWLHLMQSLFDVMKEFQQSVWRAVYLTIDDHHLLYSHHRRIFEAIRAKEAEEARAAMIEHLNFAEQRSSAYLAQHP, encoded by the coding sequence ATGAGATTCCAGCCCATCAAGCCTAAGAAGGTTTCCACACAAATCGCCGAGCAGATCCGCGCCTCCATACTGAACGGGGAGTTCTCCCCTGGGGACAAGCTGCCCCCCGAGCGGGAACTGGCCGAGATGTTCGGCGTCTCGCGCCCTTCGGTACGGGAAGCGCTCAACATCCTGTCCTCCACCGGCATGGTCATGTCATACCAGGGGGGAGGCACGGTGGTCATGTCCCTGGTGGATCCTGCCATCGGACATCCCCTGTCGGAGTTGATCCGCGTGGAGCAGGAGCGTGCCCTGGATGTGATCGAAGTGCGCAAGGGCATGGAATCCTGGACCGCTTTCTACGCCGCCCAGCGGGCCCTGCCCGAGGACCTGCGCCGGCTGGAGGATATTGTTGGCGGCATGCATCGTAACCTGGACGACTTCAGGCCTTCCGAGGATCTGGATGCTAATTTTCATATCGTGATTGCCCGCGCCACCCACAATATCGTCTGGCTGCACCTGATGCAGAGCCTGTTTGATGTAATGAAGGAGTTCCAGCAGAGCGTCTGGCGCGCGGTCTATCTCACCATTGACGATCACCATCTGCTGTACAGCCACCACCGGCGCATATTCGAGGCCATCCGGGCCAAGGAGGCCGAGGAGGCGCGCGCCGCCATGATCGAGCATCTCAACTTCGCCGAACAGCGTAGCAGCGCCTATCTGGCGCAGCACCCCTGA
- a CDS encoding MerR family transcriptional regulator has product MNELLEGEELTSIGELAKTLGLTTRTLRYWEEVGIIESAQRADGATRGYTPYYVRRIRFIMKLKELGLTIKEMQDLYIAYGEAKETVRMIPRLIEILDLHINKVDEKMAQLASLRKEIVEYRQRMAQKFNYGDV; this is encoded by the coding sequence ATGAACGAACTGCTGGAAGGGGAAGAACTGACTTCGATCGGGGAGTTGGCCAAGACCCTGGGACTGACCACCCGGACGCTGCGTTACTGGGAAGAGGTCGGCATCATCGAATCTGCCCAGCGCGCCGACGGAGCAACCCGGGGATACACGCCGTACTACGTGCGGCGGATAAGGTTCATCATGAAACTGAAGGAACTGGGACTCACCATCAAGGAGATGCAGGACCTGTACATCGCGTACGGCGAGGCAAAGGAAACCGTCAGGATGATTCCGCGCCTGATCGAAATTCTCGACCTGCACATCAACAAGGTGGACGAGAAAATGGCGCAGCTGGCATCGCTCAGAAAAGAGATTGTGGAATACCGCCAGCGCATGGCGCAGAAGTTCAATTACGGGGATGTATAG
- a CDS encoding universal stress protein produces MPLKDILLHLDNTAGCPARLELAVSLARTHNAHLTGIYVLPHQYYAPRHEIPAVEAAQKAGALFAALTGQAGVSAEWVVADGDVVGVSLTEILNAHVYYSDLVIVGQPEHDSLDRNTPPDLPERLGLGAGRPLLVVPHSRTFASIGERVMIAWKSGRESARATNDALPLLEKSNRISVVTVSPAGNPDDTDRDNAARICSHLSRHGLQACHEQIRAGSGTTVGGLLLNHACERNVDLLVVGGYAPSRRGAYVMGPVARHLMNHMTVPVLLSH; encoded by the coding sequence ATGCCCCTCAAGGATATCCTGCTTCATCTGGACAATACCGCCGGCTGTCCGGCACGGCTCGAACTTGCCGTCAGCCTTGCCCGCACCCACAATGCCCATCTTACCGGCATTTACGTACTGCCCCACCAGTATTACGCGCCACGGCATGAAATACCGGCGGTCGAAGCCGCCCAAAAGGCCGGGGCGCTGTTTGCCGCCCTGACCGGGCAGGCCGGTGTATCGGCGGAATGGGTTGTGGCGGACGGGGATGTGGTCGGCGTCAGCCTGACGGAAATCCTGAACGCCCATGTCTACTATAGCGACCTGGTGATCGTCGGCCAGCCCGAGCACGACTCCCTTGACAGGAATACCCCTCCGGACCTTCCGGAACGCCTCGGCCTGGGAGCGGGGCGCCCCCTGCTGGTGGTGCCCCATTCCCGGACATTCGCCAGCATAGGCGAACGAGTCATGATTGCCTGGAAATCGGGGCGGGAATCAGCGCGGGCCACCAACGACGCTCTGCCGCTGCTGGAAAAATCGAACCGGATCAGCGTCGTTACGGTCAGTCCCGCCGGGAACCCCGACGACACCGACAGGGACAATGCCGCCAGGATCTGTTCCCATCTGTCGCGGCACGGGCTACAGGCCTGCCACGAGCAGATACGTGCCGGTTCGGGCACCACTGTCGGCGGACTTCTGCTGAACCACGCCTGCGAACGTAATGTAGATCTGCTGGTGGTGGGGGGATACGCCCCATCGCGCCGCGGGGCCTATGTAATGGGACCGGTGGCCAGGCACCTGATGAACCACATGACCGTCCCGGTCCTGCTTTCCCACTGA